One genomic segment of bacterium includes these proteins:
- a CDS encoding glycine/sarcosine/betaine reductase selenoprotein B family protein, translated as MQETPKTVDAYRFLPPSLAAWVRTFIGTEEYKGEIPWTPLSKPLRECTISLVTSSGISLKSDPPFDMEREKREPLWGDRSYRVIPRGTTSDEIDVNHLHINTKWIKQDINVMLPLQRMEELEAEGVIGKLAPSSYSFYGFQWQSTEFLETAIAPMVPRMKQEGVDAVMLFPA; from the coding sequence ATGCAGGAGACTCCAAAGACCGTGGATGCTTACAGGTTTCTGCCGCCCAGTCTGGCGGCTTGGGTAAGAACCTTCATCGGAACTGAGGAATACAAAGGAGAAATCCCCTGGACCCCGCTTTCCAAACCCCTCAGGGAGTGCACCATATCCTTGGTCACCAGCTCAGGAATAAGCCTGAAGAGCGATCCGCCATTCGACATGGAGAGGGAAAAAAGAGAACCCCTTTGGGGAGACCGTTCTTACAGGGTCATACCCAGGGGGACCACTTCGGATGAGATAGATGTTAACCATTTGCACATAAACACCAAATGGATAAAACAGGACATAAACGTGATGCTCCCGCTGCAGCGCATGGAGGAGCTGGAGGCCGAGGGTGTCATAGGGAAGCTGGCCCCTTCCTCATATTCCTTTTACGGGTTTCAGTGGCAAAGCACAGAGTTCCTGGAGACTGCCATAGCTCCCATGGTGCCCAGGATGAAGCAGGAGGGTGTGGATGCTGTGATGCTCTTCCCGGCCTGA
- a CDS encoding ribonuclease H-like domain-containing protein: MQGRLMLRNTFVHIPGVGIKTERALWRKGILGWEELLALGPRLESLGFPGFLRQKTLESTMRLEAQDPHFFARGLPSRELWRLFPEFRQSTAYLDIETTGMWCGQDHITTIALYDGQNIRTYVQGDNLWEFAQDIKGYRVIVTYNGRCFDLPFIKEHMGLCLDQVHIDLRFLLAGLGYRGGLKACEKAMGMERGDLEGLDGFFAVLLWEAFLRKRDSRFLETLLAYNVQDVLSLEHLMIKAYNLKLKGTPFAQELSLQIPSNQPSPFRADPEVLKYLRVRSRSRWI; this comes from the coding sequence GTGCAAGGCAGGCTGATGCTGCGTAATACTTTTGTGCACATTCCAGGGGTGGGCATCAAGACCGAAAGGGCTCTTTGGAGAAAGGGAATCCTGGGATGGGAGGAACTCCTGGCACTCGGGCCTAGGCTGGAGTCCTTAGGTTTTCCGGGCTTTTTGCGCCAGAAGACCCTGGAGTCCACCATGAGGCTGGAGGCCCAGGATCCCCACTTTTTCGCCCGTGGCTTGCCTTCAAGGGAACTCTGGAGGCTTTTTCCGGAATTTCGCCAAAGCACTGCATATCTGGACATAGAAACAACAGGCATGTGGTGTGGGCAGGATCACATAACCACCATAGCCCTTTACGACGGGCAGAATATAAGAACCTATGTTCAGGGTGATAACCTCTGGGAATTCGCTCAGGACATAAAGGGTTACAGAGTGATCGTCACTTACAACGGGAGGTGCTTTGATCTGCCCTTCATAAAGGAACACATGGGGCTTTGCCTGGATCAGGTGCACATAGACCTGAGGTTTCTTCTGGCTGGTTTGGGCTACAGGGGTGGGCTCAAGGCCTGTGAGAAGGCCATGGGAATGGAGCGCGGGGACTTGGAAGGTCTGGACGGCTTCTTTGCAGTGCTTCTATGGGAGGCTTTTCTCAGAAAGAGGGATTCCAGATTTCTGGAGACTCTACTGGCATACAATGTCCAGGATGTGCTTAGCCTGGAGCATCTGATGATAAAAGCTTATAACCTCAAGCTTAAGGGGACCCCTTTTGCCCAGGAGCTTTCCTTGCAGATCCCCTCAAATCAGCCATCTCCCTTCAGAGCAGATCCCGAGGTCCTGAAATACCTCAGGGTGCGCAGCCGGAGTCGTTGGATTTGA
- a CDS encoding DUF1284 domain-containing protein — protein sequence MIRLRGHHLVCLRFYQGEGFPPSYGANLRSLVIEAQQEGVSVVLGADQVCAFCPSMKEGLCEHGPGWEEEISAMDQAAMELLKVRPQDTISWEELGERLRSCFSQWWERFCLGCAWKSVCRSQEYCKGKDRCAAKGR from the coding sequence ATGATTCGTCTCAGGGGGCACCATCTGGTGTGCCTTAGATTTTACCAGGGGGAGGGATTTCCCCCCAGTTACGGGGCCAATCTGCGCTCCTTGGTGATTGAGGCCCAACAGGAGGGGGTGAGCGTGGTCCTGGGGGCAGACCAGGTCTGCGCCTTTTGCCCCTCCATGAAAGAGGGGCTTTGTGAACATGGCCCGGGTTGGGAAGAAGAGATAAGTGCCATGGATCAGGCAGCCATGGAGCTACTGAAAGTAAGGCCCCAAGATACTATCTCCTGGGAGGAGCTGGGGGAAAGGCTAAGGAGCTGCTTCAGCCAATGGTGGGAGAGGTTCTGCCTGGGGTGCGCTTGGAAGTCGGTGTGCCGGAGCCAGGAGTACTGCAAGGGGAAAGATCGGTGTGCAGCCAAGGGGAGGTGA